The Scomber japonicus isolate fScoJap1 chromosome 12, fScoJap1.pri, whole genome shotgun sequence sequence AAAGTTTTtgatttactttactttaagtCAAAGGCAGAAAGCACTGACGAGAAGTTGGTTTGTGAAGTGGacacattattcattatttctttcagtAATACTGTAGTAGTTTTCCAATATAAACATACAGACaacaaatgtatacattttaGTCAATGTTactcaaaagtaaaaaaataattcattaagATATCAAGATAATgaaaatctgttaaaatgttgAGAACTGCATTTGTTTCACATATCTGATAAACAATCAATGAAATAGCTCTAACAAAGTCTCATCATGTAGTCCTATTGTAATTAGGCCTAAAGCTGTAAAAAAGTAAGACAATGTAGGTAATGAATTGAAGCTTAAGTTATTCAAAGTTGAATTTTTCTCTCATGTGGTGGTATTTTTTCTTTGATTCACCCAGCTGTTTGCAGTTATACACAACATCACACAAAAATGCATAGCTTGGCGTCACAAAAgactcatttccttctttgttaGAGTGTAGCACCCTACAGCCAGGCTTTCAGTGGAAAGGAGAAATTGTTCTTTTAATCTTCGACACTTTTTGAATTGATCttatttttggtttatttgttgCCACAGTGAACCAGTTTGCCTCCGGACTTCACTCCATGACAACACAATGTCaagatacacaaaaacaaaaagtctaAATAAGTTGTGTCCACCCACACGCAGCCACACCTAACCAGGTCTCTACATGCTTCTTTCATTTCACAGAAGAACTCGAATATTTGGATTCTTAAATTAGATATGAATCATGAACATGTGCCAAAACAGAAGCCACATCCATGTTTGTACTTCACAATTAGTAACACTGCTGAGAGACATATGTAGGtcaacatcaatcaaacaatatTTGACAATTTCATCAAGTTCAAGTCCATCTGTTCTCTGAGGTAAACAGTTTgctgagccaaaaaaaaaaacaagtcagtgTTTCTTCACTTAATCTCATTTGCTGTTCGTCCAGGTTTAGAACAttacaactgtgtgtgtgtgtgtgtgtgtgtgtgtgtgtgtgtgtgtgtgtttgtgtgacacagagagtAAGAGGaacaaagaggagagaaataGCCTCTGTCATTTTCCCCAAGTGTGAGAGCGGTGTTAATGACTTCACCCTCGCCTCTTCAGAGGCTGAGTGTTTGAACAGGAGTCTGCTGTTCCAGTATGAGAGCGTAGGAGGAGAGCGGTGAAGAGGAAGTGATGATGGACGGCAGAGAGAATGGAGAGAAGGCAGGGGCTGATTTAGGCCTACAGCGGGGACGGGAGGCGGCTGTGACTCACAGGCTATGAGTGGTTGCTTAGGTAGTAAACAAACCTTTAGGATAACATTTGATTTGCATTTGtcagcttagtttagcatgaaGCAGAGGGACACTGCTCGCCATGACTCTGTCCAAAGGCGACAGAATACCAGCTTCCTCTAAAGCTCACCATTTgaccaggctagctgtttccccctgctttcagtctttatgctaagctaactgtctccacactatatctttatatttaatggAAAAACTCTACAAAAAAGCAAATCATGACGTTTCCCAAAATGtctatctgtgtttttgtatttattgtaattaataTGTCTGCCAACTCATACTTGGCCAGGTACAATGGATGAAAAATAGCATTCGTGCctaatgtttattaatatgcactgtccctgagAAATAGAccaataaaaatagaattaaaatgtaaaacaaaagtGTTTTAGCATTGTACTTGTAGTGGGTCATGTTATCTTTTGTGAcctgtctgatgtgtgtgtgtgttttaaatgtggataGAAACTAGTTAAAAAAACAGTAGTGTATCTATCTGCATTCAGGACTGTCTGTGTTCCTGTAAATGTAAAGACTGACCAAAATGACCTGACCCTTGATCTCTCtctacaaaaagaaaacacatgcacacactcgcTCCAAATATTCCATTCACTGTAACTCCAGAGTAAAGGAGTCATCACCTCACCTACGTGTGAAGTGGAACCACTGAGACGGCAGATTAGTTGGAAACTATAAGAGTGCACATGGGCACGTCTTCTTCTTTTGCCTCCtacattttttatgacttcaGTAACAACTTCCATTTAGCCTACAACAGCATTTTCCATGGAATAACACAATGAGTAATCTTTTGTCTCCGTAAATTGGTTATCCTTTATTCATTGCTTTCACATTTTACATACAATCCTTCagataaaaaacatacaaaatacaaattcCTTATCATCTGGTTAACAGCAGAcattgacaaaataaaaatgtactctaaataaatagaaaataaataaatattaatgctGGGGAGATGAGCCCTCCCAGTGGTAGTTTTGTTGTGTGAAAGCCACTCGTTTCTTTTATAATTTATGCCACATGCGGCTGCTGTTCAAGCAGCtcttgtatgtacagtacaggtGTCTCTTTCAGAGTCAGACTGGAACTCAGTCTATGTCAGTGTCTTCTCACAGCTTCACATGTCCTTCATCTTCCAGCTCGGACCCCGATCTGTGGTACCTCCGGTCTTCAAAATAACTCCACAGCCCTTCACGAAACTCCTTCACTTGAGGTATGTGTTCCGTCTGTAGCCTTTCCATTCTCTGCTGTGCGTCAGTAAGCTTATTCATGTCCCTTTGAGGAGTGATTACATCTCATTGTGTAATGAAGTCATTTAGCCTGTCTTGGACTTTCTGCTAAGCTCCAAGTATGTGGAGGACTTCAGGAAACGAGGGTAGCAGTCCTTCTCCATCAGGTTGTAGATTTTGGCCTGGGCCAGTTTGAAACAGGACTGGCTGGGCTGCTCCATATTCTCCTTGGTGATCGCTTTAGTCAGATGGTCAAGATTTACCTGTAGGGGAACAGAAGAGGTAAACAGATGAATATCAATCTTTTTATAGAACCTCATATTCATTCATCAACACATAACTAATGTGTCCACTTTTGGTTATGTGACAATCACCTCTCGTGGTGCATCTGAGCCAATGAACTCATCGAAGATTTTCTTAGCCTTGGTGGTCAGTTTTGAAGATTTAGTCGCCTTGAAGTCCTCACATGCCAAGTAGAAAGCGATGTTCTCCTCACTAAACTCTGAGACGAGGAAGGCTCTGAATAAGCACAGTCCATCTGGGaacagaaaagaggagagagtggcAGTTAACATCTGGTAGTCATCAGCATCTGGAAAGATCGAAACATTTGCATCAAGTGTGATCTGGATACTACTTACTTTGGCTGGACAGAAGTTTCTCGAATGACTCCTTCCATTTCAGAGGCTCATCAACATTCAACCTACAatagaaaaatataattaataacaatTCTAAAAATCAACTTTATGTGTTGTGaactcacatactgtatgctaaaaaagaaacatttgtttGACTTACCTCAGCTTCTCACTTTTCTTTAACTGCCCAGTGATGGTGTGATCTGACTTCTGCAGTAAACTTCCAAACAAAGCTTTCAGCTCCTTTGCCCTGAgacaataaagaaagaaaatgtcacaaaaacaaTCAAGTTACACATAAAAACGGAGAGAAATACaatctacttctacttcttctaaaAGTGCACAGCATAAATGTCAGCTCACCTCTCCAGGCAGGTGATAGGCAGCGAGTCGAGTCCTCTGCACATGATGAGATATTATCCTGCTTGCTGGTGGATATTTCCAAAGATTTTGACAGTAGCTTGTAAGGTATGTAGTGTAGTACTCAGCTTCCCTGTCTTGTTACAAGTGAGTAAGCTCTGAGCTGGTCTGCTGTTTGTGTGGGAGAGTGGCTTTTTATAGGGTAGTCCGCTCTGTGACATCACGCCTCTCAGCCAATGAAACAAGATATGTGGGAGGATGAGGAGACTCCTGATTTTCCTCCGAACTACTTCCtcatgagacaaaaaaaaaaaagagacaatgtGTGATTCGTACTGGGACTGTATTACTTCACAGCTTTTAAACATCTCTGTGGTCACTgggtgaaagtgtgtgtgaatgtgtgtgtgaatgtgtgtgtgtgtgtgtgtgtgtg is a genomic window containing:
- the rgs5b gene encoding regulator of G-protein signaling 5b, whose amino-acid sequence is MCRGLDSLPITCLERAKELKALFGSLLQKSDHTITGQLKKSEKLRLNVDEPLKWKESFEKLLSSQNGLCLFRAFLVSEFSEENIAFYLACEDFKATKSSKLTTKAKKIFDEFIGSDAPREVNLDHLTKAITKENMEQPSQSCFKLAQAKIYNLMEKDCYPRFLKSSTYLELSRKSKTG